One genomic segment of Anaerolineae bacterium includes these proteins:
- a CDS encoding septum formation initiator family protein: MILATIVLLVVLGIGYMQRVAASQAVQAELEQWQQRVKEARLQRERLEKELSYAQTDLYVDERARTAFGWVRPGDVPVEVIVESPEPFKQEPQRAEPSLTSHWRQWWELFFGP; this comes from the coding sequence ATGATCCTGGCGACGATTGTGCTGCTGGTGGTGTTGGGGATTGGTTATATGCAGCGCGTCGCTGCCAGCCAGGCGGTCCAGGCGGAGCTGGAACAGTGGCAACAGCGAGTCAAAGAGGCACGACTGCAGCGCGAGCGCCTGGAGAAAGAACTCTCGTATGCTCAGACGGACCTGTATGTAGATGAGCGAGCTCGCACTGCCTTTGGATGGGTAAGGCCAGGGGATGTGCCGGTAGAGGTCATCGTAGAAAGCCCGGAGCCTTTCAAGCAGGAACCGCAACGGGCAGAGCCGTCATTAACGTCTCATTGGCGTCAGTGGTGGGAGTTGTTCTTCGGACCTTAA
- a CDS encoding Gfo/Idh/MocA family oxidoreductase, whose amino-acid sequence MAEKLRIGVLGLTHDHVWGNLADLKASPLGELVAAADPNAPLRDRIQSEYGCPQTFDSYEAMLDRVSLDAVYIFTDNATGAELAEKAAERGLHVMVEKPMAADLEGADRMLAAARMAGTLLMVNWPFAWWPGLQKAMAMAKGGEIGQLFCVKYRAAHAGPKAIGCSPYFYNWLYDADLNGAGALMDYCCYGAALARYLLGQPSRVVGVAGRLLQHYITVEDNAVIVMQWPHAVAIAEASWTQIGHMTSYVTAIYGSEGTLLVEPGANGRVLLATREHEDGIPIEVPPLPEEMRSATAYFLSRIAQGQPIEGLCSAEVGRDAQEILEAGLISAADGVAVSLPLPLWR is encoded by the coding sequence ATGGCTGAGAAATTACGGATAGGAGTTTTAGGGTTGACCCATGATCACGTCTGGGGAAACCTGGCCGATTTGAAGGCCTCTCCTCTGGGTGAGCTGGTGGCGGCGGCCGATCCTAACGCGCCGCTGCGCGACCGGATTCAGTCTGAGTACGGTTGCCCACAAACGTTCGACTCGTACGAGGCAATGCTGGATCGGGTATCGCTGGACGCTGTATACATCTTTACTGACAACGCCACCGGCGCCGAGCTGGCTGAAAAGGCAGCCGAACGCGGCCTCCACGTCATGGTGGAGAAGCCGATGGCAGCCGATCTAGAAGGGGCCGATCGCATGCTAGCCGCGGCGCGCATGGCCGGCACGCTGTTGATGGTTAACTGGCCGTTTGCCTGGTGGCCGGGGCTGCAGAAGGCGATGGCGATGGCTAAGGGCGGTGAGATCGGTCAACTCTTCTGCGTGAAGTATCGAGCGGCCCACGCTGGCCCTAAAGCCATCGGCTGCTCCCCTTACTTCTACAATTGGCTGTATGACGCCGATCTGAACGGTGCCGGCGCGCTGATGGACTACTGCTGTTACGGCGCAGCGTTGGCCCGTTACCTGCTGGGGCAGCCCAGCCGGGTGGTGGGAGTGGCCGGCCGCCTTTTGCAGCACTATATCACGGTGGAGGACAACGCCGTGATCGTCATGCAGTGGCCCCACGCGGTCGCTATTGCCGAGGCGTCATGGACGCAAATCGGGCATATGACCTCGTATGTGACGGCCATCTATGGCAGTGAAGGAACGCTGCTTGTAGAGCCGGGAGCCAATGGCCGTGTCCTGCTGGCCACCCGTGAACACGAGGATGGCATCCCGATCGAGGTGCCCCCCTTGCCGGAGGAGATGCGCAGCGCCACCGCATACTTCCTCAGCCGGATCGCTCAGGGCCAACCCATCGAGGGGTTGTGCAGCGCAGAGGTCGGCCGTGACGCACAGGAGATCCTGGAGGCGGGGCTGATCTCCGCCGCCGATGGTGTCGCCGTTTCCCTGCCGTTGCCATTGTGGAGGTGA
- a CDS encoding ATP-binding protein, protein MSGPWRILIIDDSLTVCRYLSHLFTQVGHLVTTAHDGAAGLQLWGQSPFDLILLDLMLPDTDGLSLLQQIRARDQTTCIVMITGHGDVKTAIEAVRQGADGYVEKSQIAIGSNIEEFLHVIQRAVEFREALVNRQRLEQEIYERNQELEAAVQQLQQTRNALMDERNKLREILFSLSELVIVVDREGRLILMNPQAEREFEISQEEAAGRLLAEFDINQQILEGVRHVMDTGDLLRLELSRIRASKDQDARVFSVILNPVRLHSGELLGTVITLHNITQEKELEQMKAEFYSMITHDLRSPATSIVGFVDLLAQEAVGPLNAAQREIIAILQRSVQKLLNLINDFLDYSAIDAGFLRLERKQTRLDQILSEAVQEAQPLANQRRHMLELSLPPEPVIAWIDGERIGQVVTNLLSNAIKYTPEGGHIRASLQAEGNWLVIEVSDNGIGIPADQIPLLFSKYKRVSVDHVRKIQGTGLGLLIVKEIVKAHGGEVSVNSEPGRGSTFRVMLPRGHLTQGEHAFSA, encoded by the coding sequence ATGAGCGGCCCCTGGCGAATCCTTATTATAGACGATAGTTTGACCGTCTGCCGATATCTCAGCCATCTCTTCACCCAAGTAGGGCACCTCGTGACCACTGCTCATGATGGCGCTGCCGGCCTCCAGCTTTGGGGGCAATCCCCCTTCGATCTCATCTTGTTGGACTTGATGCTCCCCGATACAGACGGGCTTTCTCTCCTTCAACAAATTCGCGCCCGCGACCAGACAACGTGTATCGTGATGATCACTGGACACGGCGACGTGAAAACCGCTATCGAAGCAGTTCGACAAGGGGCTGACGGATACGTCGAAAAATCCCAGATCGCCATCGGTTCGAATATAGAGGAATTCCTGCATGTAATCCAGCGGGCCGTCGAGTTTCGAGAAGCCCTGGTCAACCGCCAGCGCCTGGAACAGGAGATCTATGAAAGAAATCAAGAGCTAGAGGCCGCTGTCCAACAGCTCCAGCAGACTCGTAACGCGCTGATGGATGAGCGCAATAAGCTACGAGAGATCCTCTTCAGCCTCTCCGAGTTGGTGATTGTGGTGGATCGGGAGGGACGGCTGATCCTGATGAATCCCCAAGCCGAAAGAGAGTTCGAGATCTCTCAAGAAGAAGCTGCTGGCCGTCTGCTCGCCGAGTTTGATATCAACCAACAGATTCTCGAGGGCGTGCGGCATGTTATGGACACCGGAGACCTTCTGCGCTTGGAGCTATCACGTATACGCGCATCAAAGGACCAAGACGCACGCGTGTTCAGCGTTATCTTAAACCCGGTGCGATTGCACAGCGGAGAGCTCTTGGGGACGGTCATCACCCTGCACAACATCACTCAAGAAAAGGAACTGGAGCAGATGAAGGCTGAATTCTACTCCATGATCACTCACGATCTGCGCAGTCCTGCTACCTCTATCGTAGGCTTCGTGGACCTACTTGCGCAGGAGGCTGTAGGCCCCTTGAACGCGGCGCAGCGGGAGATCATCGCCATTCTCCAGCGATCTGTGCAGAAGCTCTTAAACCTGATCAATGATTTCCTTGACTATTCAGCGATTGATGCGGGTTTCCTACGGCTGGAGCGAAAACAAACGCGTCTAGATCAAATTCTGAGCGAGGCTGTGCAGGAAGCGCAACCACTGGCCAACCAGCGCCGTCACATGCTAGAGCTATCTCTACCCCCAGAGCCTGTGATCGCCTGGATAGACGGCGAGCGAATTGGCCAGGTGGTCACTAATCTCCTTAGCAACGCTATCAAGTATACCCCTGAAGGCGGGCATATTAGGGCCAGCCTACAAGCGGAAGGGAACTGGCTTGTAATTGAGGTGAGCGATAATGGAATCGGCATCCCGGCCGATCAGATCCCTCTGTTGTTCTCCAAATACAAACGGGTGTCCGTTGATCACGTCCGGAAGATTCAGGGCACTGGCCTTGGCCTGCTCATCGTCAAAGAGATTGTTAAGGCGCACGGCGGTGAAGTCTCCGTCAACAGCGAGCCAGGCCGCGGTAGCACTTTCCGCGTGATGTTGCCTCGTGGACACTTGACCCAAGGCGAGCACGCCTTCAGCGCTTAA
- a CDS encoding Gfo/Idh/MocA family oxidoreductase — MIRIGIVGCGRILNAHLQGYKKLRELGLDNFRITALVARREADARMFLRRGEGPPPRPPVLPPESGDPLAAPHTYLSDLQDDVDVQVYTDYREMLERAPVDAVNDFTSLAMHHQVGLAALSAGKHLLTEKPLAISVRAARRMVELAQQRGLTLGVFENVRQLRIVRAAHWAVRRGLIGRPQMAIIGSLGGLWSPDRVVADTPWRHRKLEAGGGGAVDIGVHHFHWLRYVLGEVAWVSAVTRTFEPVRYRRDEAGRIVETVTADVDDTYLAVAGFEDGAIAQMLWSWAGRGEPLEIPGTPAFYGSEGCIKGSELIYGDSRRESLMERFEREMSAEERERFFPLGLTDPFAIQQLDWLRAIEQGCDPETSGREGLRDLACAFALLESATLGRRVTVEEVLSGVVAAYQADIDAHYQL; from the coding sequence ATGATCCGTATCGGCATCGTGGGATGCGGACGCATCTTGAACGCTCACCTGCAGGGCTACAAAAAGCTCCGTGAGCTGGGACTCGACAACTTCCGCATCACAGCGCTCGTGGCCCGTCGTGAGGCCGACGCTCGCATGTTCTTGCGCCGTGGCGAGGGCCCCCCGCCGCGGCCGCCCGTGCTTCCCCCCGAATCAGGCGATCCCTTGGCCGCGCCGCATACCTACCTCAGCGATCTCCAGGACGACGTGGACGTCCAGGTGTACACGGATTACCGGGAGATGCTCGAGCGGGCGCCCGTGGACGCCGTGAACGACTTCACCTCGTTGGCGATGCATCACCAGGTGGGCTTGGCTGCGCTCTCCGCCGGCAAGCACTTGCTCACCGAAAAGCCTCTAGCTATCTCGGTGAGGGCGGCACGGCGGATGGTGGAGCTGGCGCAGCAGCGCGGGCTGACGTTGGGAGTCTTCGAGAACGTACGCCAGCTCCGCATCGTGCGCGCTGCGCACTGGGCTGTGCGGCGCGGACTGATCGGCCGGCCGCAGATGGCCATCATCGGCTCGTTAGGCGGCTTATGGTCACCCGACCGCGTGGTAGCCGACACGCCGTGGCGCCATCGCAAGCTAGAGGCTGGCGGGGGTGGTGCGGTGGACATCGGCGTGCACCATTTTCACTGGCTACGCTATGTGTTAGGCGAGGTAGCATGGGTGAGCGCAGTGACTCGCACGTTTGAGCCTGTGCGCTACCGCCGGGATGAGGCCGGCCGTATCGTGGAAACAGTGACCGCGGATGTGGACGATACCTACCTAGCCGTCGCTGGATTCGAAGATGGCGCCATCGCTCAGATGCTGTGGTCGTGGGCAGGCCGCGGTGAGCCGCTGGAGATCCCGGGTACGCCCGCCTTCTACGGCAGTGAGGGGTGCATCAAAGGTAGTGAGCTCATTTACGGCGATAGCCGACGCGAGTCATTGATGGAACGCTTCGAGCGAGAGATGAGCGCAGAGGAGCGCGAGCGCTTCTTCCCGTTGGGGTTGACCGATCCCTTTGCTATTCAACAGCTCGATTGGCTGCGAGCCATCGAGCAGGGCTGTGACCCGGAGACTAGCGGCCGCGAAGGGCTGCGTGACCTCGCGTGCGCTTTCGCCCTGCTGGAATCAGCTACGCTAGGGCGGCGCGTGACGGTGGAAGAAGTGCTTTCAGGTGTTGTAGCCGCGTATCAGGCCGACATTGACGCGCATTACCAACTGTAG
- a CDS encoding alpha-glucosidase/alpha-galactosidase: MTKITFIGAGSVVFTRNLTSDILTVPALQDSVISLMDIDPVRLELARDLVQRMIDERKLPARVEATLDRREAIRGADFVIITIQVGGLDAYKLDIEIPLKYGVGQCVGDTLGPGGVFRGLRTIPILQEITREMDELCKPEALLINYSNPMSINCWAIATDSGRPHVGLCHSVQGTSEMLARWIGAPYEEVTYKCAGINHQAWMLEFKWKGKDAYPLIRQAAQDPEIRGTEPVRIELMEQFGYFVTESSGHASEYVPYLRKSARMIEEELVPRFKSPHDHWFRWGRTGGYYEHCVELLPTYLDEVKEQIAGTRPLPTQRTHEYGSYIIEAMVTNRPTVIHGNVPNTGLITNLPEGCCVEVPCLVDGNGIRPCYVGDLPLQLAALNRNMINVQGLAVQGALTGDREAIVHAVMLDPLTAAVCTLPQIRAMVNEMFEAQAQWLPQFRR, encoded by the coding sequence ATGACCAAGATCACTTTTATCGGCGCGGGAAGCGTGGTGTTCACTCGCAACTTGACTAGCGACATCCTGACCGTGCCCGCCCTGCAGGATAGCGTCATCAGCTTGATGGATATTGATCCCGTGCGCCTGGAACTGGCCCGAGATTTGGTGCAGCGGATGATTGATGAGCGCAAGCTACCAGCGCGAGTGGAGGCCACCCTCGACCGGCGAGAGGCGATTCGGGGGGCTGATTTCGTGATCATCACCATCCAAGTGGGTGGGCTCGATGCCTATAAGCTAGATATCGAAATCCCGCTCAAGTACGGCGTGGGCCAGTGCGTGGGCGACACGCTGGGACCAGGTGGCGTCTTCCGCGGGCTGCGCACCATCCCGATCTTACAAGAGATCACACGGGAAATGGATGAACTATGCAAGCCAGAGGCGTTGCTCATCAACTATTCTAACCCGATGTCCATCAACTGCTGGGCGATCGCTACTGATAGCGGCCGGCCACACGTGGGGTTGTGCCACAGCGTGCAGGGAACTAGTGAGATGCTGGCCCGCTGGATCGGCGCGCCTTATGAAGAAGTCACCTACAAGTGCGCCGGCATCAACCATCAGGCGTGGATGCTGGAATTCAAGTGGAAGGGGAAAGATGCCTATCCCTTGATCCGTCAAGCGGCTCAGGACCCGGAAATCCGCGGCACGGAGCCGGTGCGCATCGAGCTGATGGAACAGTTTGGCTACTTCGTCACCGAGTCGAGTGGCCACGCCTCGGAGTATGTGCCCTACCTGCGCAAGAGCGCCAGGATGATCGAGGAGGAGCTGGTGCCACGGTTCAAGTCGCCGCACGATCACTGGTTTCGCTGGGGGCGCACGGGTGGCTACTATGAGCACTGCGTCGAGCTGCTTCCCACCTATTTGGATGAGGTAAAGGAGCAGATCGCCGGCACGCGGCCGCTGCCGACACAACGCACACACGAGTACGGCTCGTACATCATCGAGGCAATGGTGACGAACCGGCCGACAGTGATCCATGGCAACGTGCCCAACACGGGGCTGATCACCAACCTGCCCGAGGGATGCTGTGTGGAGGTGCCCTGTTTGGTGGACGGCAATGGCATTCGGCCGTGCTACGTCGGCGACTTGCCGCTGCAACTGGCCGCGTTGAATCGAAACATGATCAACGTTCAAGGGCTGGCGGTACAGGGCGCGCTCACCGGCGACCGAGAGGCGATCGTGCACGCCGTGATGCTGGACCCGCTGACCGCAGCCGTGTGCACGCTGCCGCAGATCCGGGCGATGGTGAATGAGATGTTTGAGGCCCAGGCGCAATGGTTGCCACAGTTCAGGAGGTGA
- a CDS encoding esterase encodes MAQLITTLGPKDASEMGMILPHEHVFVDLRTWDQPGYAQAETADVIRLMAPELEKAKAAGITAIVESSTVGVGRRADILKAVSEAVSFPLLAPTGVYREPWIPPWVHEASQERLRDWMISELLGEIESTGVQAGWIKLSAGDDGLTATEAKVLRAAAAAGRASNAVIGSHTIRGRVVRDQLDLIESAGYSPDRFIWIHTQAEPDFSLHLEMAQRGCWIEYDGIGNGPADEVYIEWIQRILDAGLGDRLLLSHDRGWYDPAQPGGGVPKPFTYISEVFLPKLRAAGVDEETITRLTRLNPFRAFAR; translated from the coding sequence ATGGCGCAGCTTATCACCACCCTCGGACCTAAGGATGCCAGTGAGATGGGCATGATTTTACCCCACGAACATGTCTTTGTAGACCTTCGCACTTGGGATCAACCCGGTTACGCTCAGGCTGAGACGGCCGATGTGATCCGTTTGATGGCACCCGAACTGGAGAAGGCTAAAGCCGCGGGGATTACTGCGATCGTGGAATCCAGCACCGTCGGCGTGGGGCGACGGGCTGACATCCTGAAGGCCGTCTCCGAAGCTGTTAGCTTTCCGCTGCTGGCTCCCACTGGCGTCTACCGCGAGCCGTGGATCCCCCCCTGGGTTCACGAGGCAAGCCAGGAGCGCCTACGGGATTGGATGATCAGCGAATTACTGGGCGAGATCGAGAGCACCGGCGTGCAGGCCGGCTGGATCAAGCTCAGCGCCGGCGATGACGGATTGACGGCGACGGAAGCCAAGGTGTTGCGCGCCGCTGCCGCTGCGGGCAGGGCGTCAAACGCCGTTATCGGCAGCCATACTATTCGCGGCCGTGTGGTGCGGGATCAGCTCGATCTCATCGAAAGCGCAGGTTATTCGCCAGATCGTTTTATCTGGATTCACACTCAGGCCGAACCCGACTTCAGCCTTCATCTGGAGATGGCTCAGCGCGGTTGCTGGATCGAATACGACGGCATCGGCAATGGGCCGGCGGACGAGGTGTACATCGAATGGATTCAGCGGATTCTAGACGCTGGTTTGGGCGATCGTTTGCTGCTTAGCCATGACCGCGGTTGGTATGATCCGGCGCAGCCGGGTGGTGGCGTCCCCAAGCCATTCACGTATATCAGTGAGGTCTTCCTGCCCAAGCTGCGGGCTGCCGGCGTAGATGAAGAAACCATCACCCGGTTGACCCGATTGAACCCGTTTCGGGCGTTCGCGCGTTGA
- a CDS encoding PLP-dependent aspartate aminotransferase family protein has translation MSRPLPERLGFATRAVHAGERLRYLDATPVASPITPSVSYWYEEAETLDAVLGGERPGPVYARFGTPTVMALETAIASLEGAGGALAVSSGMAAVYLALQAAGARSGATVVAARDCFGTTHALLKYFLADQGVRVCFVDMSDLDALEQALVQEQPAAVILETISNPLLKVADLPAVIERAHVAGAEVIVDATFSTPWLCRPLEYGADYAVHSATKYLGGHGDVMGGVIATSRPKRQILYELLKLLGCVLGPHEAWLILRGLKTLPLRVQRQCESALIIARWLEAHPAVARVYYPGLPSHPHHELATRLFSGRGYGGVVSFELKANGREAAFRFLEALRLILPATSLGDIYSLVLYPPISSHRTLTPEERAQLGINDNLLRLSVGIEEVADIQADLDQALWAAVKG, from the coding sequence ATGTCAAGACCTTTGCCGGAGAGGCTCGGCTTTGCCACGCGCGCGGTCCACGCCGGCGAACGACTCCGCTACCTCGACGCTACGCCTGTAGCCTCACCAATCACCCCCAGCGTCAGTTACTGGTATGAAGAAGCTGAAACCTTGGACGCCGTGCTAGGCGGAGAGCGCCCAGGTCCTGTCTATGCTCGCTTCGGCACGCCGACCGTCATGGCCTTAGAGACGGCCATCGCTTCTCTAGAAGGAGCGGGCGGCGCGCTGGCTGTCAGCTCGGGGATGGCGGCTGTGTACCTAGCATTGCAGGCCGCTGGCGCACGCAGCGGTGCCACGGTGGTGGCCGCGCGAGATTGCTTCGGCACCACCCACGCGCTCCTTAAGTACTTCCTAGCCGATCAGGGCGTTCGCGTGTGCTTCGTGGACATGAGCGATTTGGACGCGTTAGAACAGGCCCTTGTGCAGGAACAGCCGGCCGCAGTGATCCTAGAAACGATCTCTAACCCGCTATTGAAGGTGGCCGACTTACCGGCTGTGATTGAACGCGCCCACGTTGCGGGCGCTGAAGTGATCGTGGATGCGACTTTTAGCACGCCGTGGCTATGCCGACCGTTGGAGTATGGAGCCGACTACGCGGTCCACAGTGCGACCAAGTATCTGGGTGGCCATGGCGACGTGATGGGCGGGGTGATCGCCACCAGTCGGCCCAAACGTCAAATCCTCTATGAGCTGCTCAAGCTATTGGGCTGCGTCCTAGGCCCGCACGAGGCATGGCTGATCCTGCGCGGCCTGAAGACGTTGCCACTGCGCGTCCAACGCCAGTGCGAGAGTGCGCTGATCATCGCCCGCTGGCTGGAGGCTCATCCAGCCGTGGCCCGCGTGTACTATCCTGGCCTGCCTTCCCATCCCCATCACGAGCTGGCTACTCGGCTGTTCAGCGGTCGTGGCTATGGGGGCGTCGTCAGTTTCGAACTGAAGGCGAATGGCAGGGAAGCTGCCTTCCGTTTCCTAGAAGCGCTTCGCCTGATCCTGCCTGCTACCAGCCTAGGCGATATCTACTCTCTGGTCCTGTACCCCCCTATCTCCTCTCATCGCACGCTTACACCGGAAGAGCGCGCGCAACTCGGCATCAACGATAACCTGCTGCGGCTCTCCGTAGGCATCGAGGAGGTAGCTGACATCCAGGCTGACCTGGATCAGGCGTTGTGGGCCGCAGTAAAAGGGTAG
- a CDS encoding cation-efflux pump, whose protein sequence is MRDISSIRRVLITTMLLNFLATSVKLAAGIVSGSLGVVADALDTLFDATSNIVGLLGLSLSAHPPDKQHPYGHRKFETMAALGIALLLFLTSWELLRNAAHRFSHPQLPDLNEWTFAAVIFGIVLQSATSFYELRQGRLLRSEILVADALHTRANVLISLSVLVGIVFVKLGYTVVDPLLGAGVALFIAKIGVDIVRENVPALVDQAIVDEEVISRVISEVPGVESFHRIRSRGAPGNVAVDLHLRVSPRRPVQEGEAIADEVRRRLLQLDGVSDVTIHVEAQKGPEPEAGEIFATVKQVADALNVRVHESSAHQIEDELTLEIHVGVPPHISLAEAHTLADRLEREAAARLPQVNHIQTHIEPANQDVLPGHAVSPELRQHIECQITRAVATMPELGEPHNIQARLCDGRLFLSFECRAAPALSVVEAHRLTSQLEAAIAASLPNVAEVLIHLEPTGEETG, encoded by the coding sequence GTGCGAGACATCTCCTCCATTCGACGAGTGTTGATCACAACGATGTTGCTAAACTTCCTGGCCACCAGCGTCAAACTGGCAGCCGGGATCGTCTCAGGTTCGCTAGGGGTAGTGGCTGATGCCCTAGACACCCTTTTCGACGCCACTTCTAACATCGTAGGTTTGCTAGGACTCTCGCTTTCGGCGCATCCGCCCGACAAGCAGCATCCGTACGGGCATCGCAAGTTCGAGACGATGGCCGCGCTGGGGATCGCGCTGTTGCTGTTCCTGACCAGTTGGGAGCTGCTGCGCAATGCCGCCCATCGCTTTAGCCATCCGCAACTGCCCGATCTTAACGAGTGGACCTTTGCGGCTGTGATCTTCGGCATCGTATTACAGAGCGCGACCAGCTTTTACGAGCTGCGCCAGGGACGCTTGTTGCGGTCAGAGATCTTGGTGGCCGACGCGTTGCACACACGAGCCAACGTCTTGATCTCGCTATCGGTCTTGGTAGGCATAGTGTTTGTAAAGCTGGGATACACGGTGGTAGATCCGCTACTGGGCGCAGGAGTTGCGCTCTTCATCGCTAAGATCGGCGTAGACATCGTGCGGGAAAACGTGCCGGCCCTGGTAGACCAGGCGATCGTGGACGAGGAGGTGATCTCGCGGGTGATCTCAGAAGTGCCTGGCGTCGAATCGTTCCATCGCATCCGCAGCCGAGGTGCCCCGGGTAATGTGGCCGTGGACCTGCACCTGCGGGTGAGCCCGCGACGTCCCGTGCAGGAAGGCGAGGCGATCGCCGACGAAGTGCGCCGTCGCCTTCTGCAGTTGGACGGCGTAAGCGATGTGACGATCCACGTGGAGGCGCAGAAGGGGCCTGAGCCGGAGGCCGGCGAGATCTTTGCGACGGTTAAGCAGGTGGCTGATGCGCTCAACGTCCGCGTCCATGAGAGCAGCGCTCACCAGATCGAGGACGAACTTACTTTGGAAATCCACGTAGGCGTGCCTCCGCATATCTCTCTGGCCGAGGCACACACGCTGGCGGATCGGCTGGAACGGGAAGCGGCCGCCCGCCTGCCGCAGGTGAATCACATCCAGACCCATATCGAGCCGGCCAACCAGGATGTGTTGCCTGGCCATGCGGTCTCCCCTGAGTTGCGGCAGCACATCGAGTGTCAGATCACGAGAGCGGTGGCCACAATGCCGGAGCTGGGCGAGCCGCACAACATTCAGGCACGCTTGTGTGATGGCAGGCTCTTCCTTTCCTTCGAGTGCCGAGCGGCCCCGGCGCTCTCAGTGGTTGAGGCGCATCGCTTGACCTCGCAGTTAGAAGCCGCAATCGCGGCTTCATTGCCCAATGTGGCCGAGGTATTGATTCACTTAGAGCCGACTGGAGAGGAGACCGGCTGA
- the dgoD gene encoding galactonate dehydratase — protein MKITQIEPYPVWGGFRNFLFVVVDTDEGIYGVGEAGITGRELAVMGAIEHFKPLLIGQDPFRTEHLWQILFRGGFFPAQRILTAAISAIDIALWDIKGKALGVPVYELLGGRVRDRVVCYPHNVGHDMEITPLVESCLRTKEEGWKFVRWGLPQEGEILEPRRAVLAAIRQFQAVREAIGDEIEIVFDVHTRLDLPDAVWLCQEVEPFHPFFIEDPLRCENPDSFKTLRPRTRVPLAAGEQFSSKWEFRQLIEEEWIDYARVDLCIVGGFTEARKIAGWCETHYIKLAVHNPLGPVSTAACLQLNLAVPNFGVQEQPQKPGTMLTDVVPVQPEWEDGYLLPSTRPGLGIEFDREAAKRHPFQMMEPPHLRRLDGSVTNW, from the coding sequence ATGAAAATCACCCAGATCGAACCTTATCCTGTCTGGGGGGGCTTCCGTAACTTCCTCTTCGTCGTCGTGGACACCGACGAGGGAATCTACGGCGTGGGCGAGGCAGGGATCACCGGCCGCGAGCTCGCCGTGATGGGCGCTATCGAGCACTTCAAGCCGCTCCTCATCGGCCAGGATCCGTTTCGCACTGAGCATCTCTGGCAGATCCTCTTCCGCGGTGGCTTTTTCCCTGCTCAACGCATCCTCACCGCCGCTATCTCGGCTATAGACATCGCCTTATGGGATATCAAGGGCAAGGCGCTGGGCGTGCCAGTCTATGAGTTGCTGGGCGGCCGTGTGCGTGACCGGGTGGTGTGCTATCCCCACAATGTCGGCCATGATATGGAAATCACCCCCTTGGTCGAGTCGTGCTTGAGGACCAAGGAAGAGGGATGGAAGTTCGTGCGCTGGGGCCTGCCTCAAGAGGGTGAGATCCTAGAGCCGCGCCGAGCCGTCCTGGCCGCCATCCGGCAATTTCAGGCGGTGCGGGAGGCCATCGGCGACGAGATCGAGATCGTCTTTGACGTGCACACTCGTCTGGATTTGCCGGATGCTGTCTGGCTATGCCAGGAAGTCGAGCCATTTCACCCGTTCTTCATCGAGGATCCCCTGCGCTGTGAGAACCCCGACTCATTTAAGACGTTGCGGCCGCGTACGCGCGTCCCTCTGGCCGCCGGTGAGCAGTTCAGCTCCAAGTGGGAGTTCCGCCAGCTCATTGAAGAGGAGTGGATTGATTACGCGCGCGTGGACCTTTGCATCGTAGGTGGCTTCACCGAGGCGAGGAAGATCGCCGGCTGGTGTGAGACGCACTACATCAAGTTGGCTGTCCATAATCCGCTGGGGCCGGTCTCCACGGCCGCATGTCTACAACTGAACTTGGCGGTGCCCAATTTCGGCGTGCAGGAACAGCCACAGAAACCGGGGACTATGCTGACCGACGTGGTGCCCGTGCAGCCGGAGTGGGAGGATGGTTACTTGCTGCCGTCGACACGCCCGGGGCTGGGCATCGAGTTCGACCGCGAGGCGGCGAAACGGCACCCGTTCCAGATGATGGAGCCGCCGCATCTGCGCCGGCTGGATGGCTCGGTGACTAACTGGTGA
- a CDS encoding type 1 glutamine amidotransferase: MAGRLNGKKIAIIVAHEFEDIELLYPILRLNEEGAEVLVVPVPTGLHPRPYLDGKPVTGRFGHTVPIPVMAEGKRYRVASLEDLNREEVDCLLFPGGYSPDALRIHEPTLKLICDYHQRGKFIAAICHGPWVLASAGIARGRRVTGYAAVRDDLIHAGAQWVDVPAIRDGNIITGRVPDDLPEFCQTIIAALAE, from the coding sequence ATGGCTGGCAGATTAAACGGCAAAAAGATCGCTATCATCGTCGCTCACGAGTTCGAGGATATCGAGTTGCTCTACCCGATCTTGCGGTTGAACGAAGAGGGGGCTGAAGTCCTCGTCGTGCCGGTGCCTACCGGGCTGCACCCTCGCCCTTATCTGGACGGTAAGCCTGTCACAGGACGCTTTGGGCATACCGTCCCCATCCCGGTGATGGCGGAGGGAAAGCGTTATCGCGTGGCCAGCTTGGAGGATCTCAACCGCGAGGAGGTAGACTGTTTGCTCTTCCCTGGTGGCTACTCGCCCGATGCCCTGCGCATCCACGAACCGACGCTTAAACTCATTTGCGACTACCACCAGCGGGGCAAGTTCATCGCTGCCATCTGCCACGGCCCTTGGGTGCTGGCCTCAGCGGGCATCGCCAGAGGCCGACGGGTGACCGGTTATGCAGCCGTGCGCGATGACCTCATCCACGCAGGAGCTCAGTGGGTAGACGTGCCAGCCATCCGAGATGGGAATATCATCACCGGTCGTGTGCCTGACGACTTGCCTGAATTCTGCCAGACGATCATCGCTGCGCTGGCAGAGTGA